Proteins encoded by one window of Microplitis demolitor isolate Queensland-Clemson2020A chromosome 6, iyMicDemo2.1a, whole genome shotgun sequence:
- the LOC103580561 gene encoding uncharacterized protein LOC103580561, producing MKMKMQLALVALLAVCQLAQAESKDNKSIEESSADSQTEKKTEKRGLHHSYGDFGGYGGSYGGSWDHPHEEHVKTVTVEKKIPVPYEVTKHVPYLVEKPVPYEVKVGVPQPYTVEKHVPYPVKVFVKVPVHVPQPYTVEKKIPYEVKVPVDKPYEVKVYVPQPYTVEKHVPVHVKVPVPQPYTVEKHVPYPVKVKIPVPAPYPVEKPVPYEVKVPVDRPYPVHVPKPYPVTVEKPYPVPVDKPVPYEVKVPVDKPYPVPVEKPYPVPYKVHVPQPYTVHKHVPVPVEKPVPYPVKVPVDKPYFVEKHVPVPVEKEVPVPVKVPVPVPVHVHHQHHTHHEHTHSHSHEGGFEPSSGYGGGDEGGSYGEHSYH from the exons ATGAAAATGAAG ATGCAACTAGCTCTGGTGGCCTTGTTGGCCGTGTGCCAATTGGCTCAAGCCGAGTCAAAGGATAACAAATCAATCGAGGAATCATCTGCTGATTCTCAGACTGAGAAGAAAACAGAAAAACGTGGCCTGCATCATAGTTACGGTGATTTCGGGGGTTACGGTGGCAGTTATGGAGGAAGCTGGGATCATCCACATGAAGAGCACGTGAAAACAGTGACCGTTGAGAAGAAAATACCAGTGCCCTATGAGGTTACTAAACATGTACCTTATTTGGTGGAAAAACCAGTGCCTTACGAAGTTAAAGTTGGGGTACCTCAGCCTTATACCGTCGAGAAACATGTACCCTATCCAGTTAAAGTATTCGTAAAGGTACCAGTCCATGTGCCCCAACCGTACActgttgaaaagaaaattccTTACGAGGTTAAGGTACCAGTGGACAAGCCCTACGAAGTTAAAGTATACGTTCCTCAGCCCTATACTGTAGAAAAACACGTTCCAGTTCATGTTAAAGTACCAGTACCTCAACCTTACACTGTTGAGAAACACGTGCCGTATCCAGTAAAGGTCAAAATTCCAGTACCGGCACCTTATCCAGTTGAGAAACCAGTTCCCTATGAAGTTAAGGTTCCTGTCGACAGACCTTATCCCGTTCATGTACCAAAGCCCTATCCAGTTACGGTAGAAAAACCTTATCCAGTACCAGTCGATAAACCAGTGCCCTACGAAGTTAAAGTACCTGTTGATAAACCATACCCTGTTCCTGTCGAAAAACCATACCCAGTACCTTACAAGGTCCATGTACCTCAGCCCTACACAGTTCACAAACACGTCCCAGTACCTGTTGAAAAGCCGGTACCTTATCCAGTAAAGGTACCTGTCGATAAACcatattttgttgaaaaacaTGTTCCTGTACCGGTTGAAAAAGAAGTACCGGTACCGGTCAAGGTCCCAGTACCTGTTCCTGTTCATGTACATCACCAACATCACACACACCATGAACACACACACTCGCACTCACATGAAGGCGGATTTGAACCTTCATCTGGATACGGCGGAGGTGACGAAGGTGGTAGCTATGGAGAGCATtcttatcattaa